Below is a window of Plectropomus leopardus isolate mb unplaced genomic scaffold, YSFRI_Pleo_2.0 unplaced_scaffold3458, whole genome shotgun sequence DNA.
CTCTGGCTCTACCTTCTGCCAGCGTCGTCATCTGTTTCTTTAATGAGGCGTTGTCCGCCCTGCTGAGGACCGTCCACAGCGTGCTGGACAGGACGCCGGCCTACCTGCTGCACGAGATCATCCTGGTGGACGACCACAGCGAGCTGGGTAACAGACTcgtgtccctgtgtctctctgtatctGCGtcagtctctgtgtgtctgtgtctatgtctgtgtctgtctgggtctctgtctctgtctgtgtctctgtgtctctctgtctctgtgtctctgtgtctctgtctctgtctctgtctttgtctctgtctctgtgtctctgtccctcagataatatattaataatcaAAAAGCAGTTGTGAAGCGACAAAATGAACCGATAGTTTCCACGGAGGATGTTTGGTCTTCAAAACTTgactcaaagtcctggaaag
It encodes the following:
- the LOC121938819 gene encoding polypeptide N-acetylgalactosaminyltransferase 11-like; the protein is MIFNEADQELRDTGYHRHAFNVLISTRLGHHRDLPDTRDSQCREKAYPLALPSASVVICFFNEALSALLRTVHSVLDRTPAYLLHEIILVDDHSEL